From Erigeron canadensis isolate Cc75 chromosome 8, C_canadensis_v1, whole genome shotgun sequence, one genomic window encodes:
- the LOC122578184 gene encoding aquaporin NIP6-1 — translation MDSEDAGSAPSTPVTPGTPGAPLFGGFRPDRNHHGPNAFRKSLLSSFKCFSVETLVKEEGTLPTVACFLPPPPISLARKVGAEFIGTMILIFAGTATAIVNQKTPGSESLIGLAGSSGLAVMIVILSTGHISGAHLNPSITIAFAALKHFPWKHVPLYIGAQILASICAAFTLKVVFDPMMGGGVTVPSVNYAQAYALEFIISFNLMFVVTAVATDTRAVGELAGIAVGATVMLNILIAGPITGGSMNPVRTLGPAIAANNFKGLWIYLTAPILGALAGAGVYTAVKLPEEDNDPNKPLRT, via the exons ATGGATAGTGAAGATGCAGGATCAGCCCCATCAACACCAGTCACACCAGGGACACCAGGTGCACCACTCTTTGGTGGGTTCAGACCAGATAGGAACCATCATGGTCCCAATGCCTTCAGGAAATCACTTCTAAGTAGCTTCAAATGTTTTAGTGTTGAAACTTTGGTTAAGGAAGAAGGCACTTTGCCTACTGTTGCTTGTTTCTTACCACCTCCCCCTATCTCACTAGCTAGAAAG GTTGGAGCTGAGTTCATAGGCACTATGATACTTATATTTGCAGGAACTGCTACAGCCATAGTGAACCAAAAGACACCAGGGTCCGAGAGCCTAATCGGGCTAGCTGGCTCGTCCGGGCTTGCTGTTATGATCGTTATACTATCTACAGGTCACATCTCAGGAGCCCATTTGAACCCATCAATCACTATAGCTTTTGCTGCCCTCAAACATTTTCCATGGAAACAT gtaccATTGTACATAGGGGCACAAATATTGGCATCAATTTGTGCAGCATTTACATTGAAAGTTGTGTTTGACCCAATGATGGGAGGGGGAGTGACTGTTCCTTCTGTGAACTATGCACAAGCTTATGCTTTGGAGTTCATCATTAGCTTCAATCTTATGTTTGTGGTCACTGCTGTTGCCACCGACACTAGAGCT GTTGGCGAGCTAGCAGGAATCGCAGTGGGAGCAACTGTCATGCTAAATATTCTCATTGCTGG GCCAATCACAGGAGGATCAATGAATCCAGTAAGAACATTAGGACCGGCAATAGctgcaaacaacttcaaaggCCTCTGGATCTACCTTACAGCTCCCATACTTGGTGCATTAGCCGGTGCAGGAGTTTACACAGCAGTGAAACTGCCCGAAGAGGATAATGACCCTAATAAGCCTCTGAGAACATAG